In the genome of Plectropomus leopardus isolate mb chromosome 19, YSFRI_Pleo_2.0, whole genome shotgun sequence, the window CACTTTGAGACTGGCAGACAACCAGTTGACACTCCCATGAAGTCGCTTTATGTGGTGAATTTcctgataataataaagaaaaaacattaatgtgaGAGGTGCGATTGAACAGTTCTGTTTCAGTAAAAATCCATCTCATTTTGGTGGGTTATTTAGCCTCCACAGTTAACCAGGACAGTCACATACATCTCACTCACATTGGCAAAGAAATAACAAAGAactgatctttaaaaaaaattctttcctTCCATCTTCCTTATGCCCATTTTCCCTTTTCCCTCAGAGAAACCATGTGATCAGTCTCTCTAGTCAACACAGTAAAGGATCTAACCTGTCAATTTTAACTAATTAGCTTATTCATTTACACTGATCAGCCAGAACTTACAAACTGCAGGCTGTTATATCATTATATAATTTTGTTACATTGTAAGTTTGTTGAAATTAAGCTTACACAGCGTCAACTGTCACTGTAAATAACACAAAAGGGCTTGTTTACAGTGCAGACACTACAGACGCGGGCTTCTGTTCAGTTCAAGATTatcaaaagtgaaaaacaacttGTTCCCAAATAAcagactttttaatgtttatgaaatgtttttgaaatgtttatgaattattttgtttgttttgagaggtacatatttacacattctAATATTAGACGCTTGAACCCATTTGAAGCAACACTTCTCCATTCTACCCCTCCCTAAACGGcctcatccctccctccctctctcacacactttcCCTTCTTCCCTGCCCTGTAAACATGTAATCTCTGCATTCAGCTTCCAAACGCCAACAGTAAACGGTGTGTGGGTGTAGAGCTCCTGTTGTATCAGAATCATTCCTCACATTGGAGAGAAGCACTACATGAAGTGAGGTGAgtatctgtttctgtttataaaTTTATAAACAAGTGTGCTTTTCTGCACTTAAAGCACTTAATGAGTCACTCAGTCGCAgctcattcatgtttttttcattcttggAGTAGTTTATCCAAACAGGTTAATATGCTGAGTTTCCTGATAGGCTGCAATTATTCTGGTACAAGATGTTTTTAGATGTCTTAGGTAAGGAAAGTCCTCCATTCAAAATTCCCTTGAGTGAAGGTACATAAGCAAAATATCAACATTAGATATTAGTTTATTGGTTAATCAGTATTAATATATTAGcatgaaaacagtaatttaatgtTAGTTTGGGGTATTTTTCAACCGTTTATCTACTACTTAGGgctaattatttaaaatgttttagtgtcTGCTTGTATCGATTTAGTTCTAgttaattttatcatttaatctGACAAACTTAAATATATGCATTACTTTACTACTTTTTATGCACCCTAACGGACAGTTTGTGACTTTATGTTGTTACAACTGAGTGAAGTTGGTGGAAATTTTGTGACAATAAATTTAAGATCAGCATCACACAAATTTATAACTCTGGAGGTTTTGGGAGGTTTTATTCACAAACGTGTAATTATATTCCGTAGGTGATATCACAGTTTccattttatgtctctgcacCGGCAATAGCTGTGGCCACTATTACAGACATCGTCCATATGTATGTCCTAGTCTTTTGAaccaatatctcaaaaatgccttgatgtaattttttcagatttggcacaaatgttaacTCGGTCTCAAAGATGAACTAGtcatattttggtggtcagaggtcaaggttaTTGTGACCTTGCTGCTTCACATTCTCGTGAACAGGATCTGTCAAGAACATCTTAAATTcatttctacaaatttggcacaaacatctacttagcctcaacgatgaactgattagacaTGGTCcaatggtcaaaggtcaaggtcactgtgatatTGTATCTAGCTTGTTCTCTTAAAGATGaaatctcaagaaggcctttgGGGAATATCCACAAAttaggcacaaacatccacttaaacTCAAGAGTgaattgattacattttggtggtcaaaggtcaaggtcactttgacctcacaaaacacaatcTTGGCCATGACTCAAGAAATCCTACATTGTtataacacattttcacacacgtTTAATAGGATAAAGTGAAGTGATGatcttatatattatattatatataaggCTAAAGGCcagctttactgtgacatcataatgtttgcaaaaaaactttttttcatcatatctcaggaacataAGGGGAGACATTATTTCggatactgaactggtgacattAATCTTGCTCTGTTATTCCAGGAAACTGGTTCTTTTATGTGAAACCTGAGACTCAGACATGTAGATCTGAATTGTTGTCACAGTTTCTTTCCGCTGTTGTGATCTGTCAAGTTTTGGAATCTGGTTTTACAACACAGTTTGATATCTGAACCTGCACATGTggaaacttttcaaaaattgCACAATATCAATACTTACTGTACTTAACCCATGGAAAcctaagtttaattttttttttctttacaagaACAAGGGGAGAaggaaatgatcattttaacaaaacatggtcCAAAACATagcacaaaattattattttttttaaaaaagcaagaaaataagcaaaaaaagagattaaaaaaaaaacaaacaagagaaaaaaccCAGCAAATAATCCCAAAAAAGTGCcgaaaattgaattaaaaaagtaTGCATTTTTTCTATAAGATATAATTTTCTGTACATTTCCCAAATTTTTATGTTGTCCTTTAAAAAGgggtcttttttgtcatttgttactaatttcctgcaatgtGTGGGACATTCCTTGCCAAggtgctcattgccatttttcccttgtttttggaagaaatcaaaccaatttgctcaagttttaagaGTTAAACAAACTTATACAAGGCAtctcaaagcagcacaagaaaactgctgctgatccaggtttcaacaGATTAAAGCAGCATtataataaatgcaataataaacttaatttgtatagcacctttcatgcaagaaatgcagcccTGGGTGCTTTAGAAttaagaaattacatgcaccaatgcatcacattaaaagacatagatgtcataaagaaataataaaaacctgTATTGGTAAATATCCTGAATGCACTACAGATTTGGACtacatgaaaaaacaatgagaaagaattttctgtttcacaaagaagtattttatttctttgtttccacACTGCTCTGTAAGCAGTCATCCTGTCTGGGGTAAGACTGATTTAATCTATACAGAGGAAGTTTCGGCTACTTCTTGGCAAAGAAGCCAGTAAGTCTATGtcctcaaaaacacatattttccctctcacctgtagtgatatttatcagtctagattgttttggtgtggaCTGCCGAGTGATATTGGGCGATACTTAATAGatgttttaaagattaaataattGTCCTACACTgtttattctgtatttaaagTATAACAACAGGTCTCTCAGTAGGTTTGAGGTAGCCACCTTGCAGGCTTTCAATCCCAGGTGTGTCTTTTACAGGAATTGGTGAAAAAGAAACTCAGTCATTATCTCTCATAAACCTGTTTAACAAAGTCTTTGCAGCAATGCACGACGAAAGATTAGTTTCACCCTTTCAATGGACCCAAACGACTGCTTTTCTTTGCCTGCGTGCAAACTTCctggaaaagaaaatagaaaattacaACCACCTAATCATTTTAACAATGAAGATATTGAGGTAAACAATAGTGATCAAGTATGACAACAAAGTAAAGGTCATGATAGGGTGTGTGACTGCATGAGGCAACGAGGACGTGTGATGCAATTCTAAAAACCTCATATTAAAAGTATCCCAGAGGCATTGAagtgaaaatggaaaacaaaacgagTATGTTGAGGGCAGGTGGCTCACTCTCAGGGAGAAACTGCATTCCTACCGGTCTCTGTACGTAAAGAAGTAGTAAATATCGTAGGGAATGTGCtcatttgcttcttttttgccaaaatgctGGTTGCAGCTGCTTATCTAATGTACAGACATGAGcatggtatcaatcttctcatctcagcatatttctaaaaaatgtgcaactattgcattaaagggacagtttatccccaagtcaaaaaatgcatatttattcTCTTACCTCTATTGGTATTTGTCAGTTTAGattgaagtttttattttaaggtgagCTGCCCCCTTTAATCATTTTGATCAGAAAAGTGGAAGAAAGCAGGGTGGCATGTAAAAcgtcatcattttttaaaaactagaacatgaagatgatttttgtttattaaagaGGACAATATAAGGACAAACAACAGATTAAAATGCACCAACCTCTACCCAACAGTTCACCAAATCTTTAACACATCAGGTGAGCCTTTTTCAGATTAATCAGGGGCCCTCTGTTctcaatatcttttttttcttttttacagattGACTTCAAGAATGTCCCTCctgctgttgtgtttgagtCTTACTTTTCTACAAAGCTTTGCCTCATTGGCTGCAGgtattttatttgcatgtacCAGATATAAATGCGCTATGTATTATGAAGTAAATAAATCATGTAatgcatttctctttttcatcttttatccAGAAATGGTGAAGTGCAACAAAACAGAGAGCATTTTTGCTGGAGAAACCGTGACGCTAAACTGCAGTTTAAACTTAGAGGGCTGTAAAGGTGTACGCTATCACTGGAGCAGCACACGAGGAGATGTACCATGTGACAGTGGCTTAGAATATAAGTGTGAATGGGATCGTCTGACTTATGTGTCGCTGGCCACCTCAAACGTCACAGGAGAGGAAAATTTTACCATTCGCATACAGACAGACTGTGGTCATACTAAACCATTGACTGTTAAAGTACAAGGACCAGTTTACGTGAACAGCACCAGGACCACTGTTGGTGAGTTAATGAGAGTATGCCTGCATTATTATTACCCATCTTTATAATTCAAAGATTTTGTTCAGACATGCTGAACAAGTTGGATTTAATACACATTAAAATAAGGTTATTTTATCTTGCCAGGTAACCCAGAGCGAGCACTCACTGTATTCCCAGTTTTGGGTATTTTCATCTCCCTCTTTGTTTTgggaattttgtttttcctgattGGAACtgataaaggcagaaaaatgatgaaatgcaCCAGGGAGAAAATGACTCGAGGAGACAACAGTGATAATGACACCGCACTATGGAATGAAGAGTTGCTGGTTATCTGACAAATTCAGGATCTTCCTGTAGGCGATATATAACCtcttcccaccaaaattagcaagtgtatacaggttttttaaacacaggaaaacctACTAAAAATAAGCTATAGACTCCTgtgtgctgcagagctgtgtatgTGGCTCTGCAGCACACAAGCAAGCCTTGATGTTTGCATTTactggtgtgtcacatttgatGTCACAAacaggccagaaaacaggttaTTAAACAGTATAGAGGCCAGTAACAATGTTACAGTGattatcttattattttatatacatagaaatatattattcttattcatcatattttttcagACCCCAGATGATGTAATCAGGGTTATCTCAGCTACAAGCAGAGACTGTATGAAAATATGGACTTAACTACCAAGACGTTTTGGTTTCTGGACTCCCATTTTGACATCTCAAGCgtgatattaaatatatttcattctTAAACATACTTAACTTTGGgctttttataaaatgtgaactggtgagttagaaaaaaatcatccctgTACAGTTTAAATTACCTGTAaagaccaaaaatgttttttgtactagactgtaaatatgtttatttctgttgtaaagttgagcatttttatATGGCGGTCTATATTCTGTTTAGGTACCAGCCcctagtggccattagaggaattgcatttttttgataattgcaCAGCTTTCACTTTTCGGCCTCAGAGGTTGCCGCTTGGCTAAGAGactattaaaaaattaatgacaACTCTGCGTTACAGGCTTTGGTGTGGCCTTACAATTTTATTAAAGTGCAACACAAAACCTTTTATTTCACTTACTTCATTCTGCAATAAAAAGaagcaaagtaaaaatcaaaagtaaaagtgttgTTGGTCTGTTTGATGTAACTGTAAAAAGAGTGACCGTTCTAGTGTGTACATGCTTTGTGTGCAGATTATGGTGTAGATATAATCAGGCTGTGTACATGTACCAGTCATGTGTGATGGAACATTTCTTGAAATAAAGTTTTGTCAGTGACACATGCTTCTATGTCTTTGATCTAATTCAGCACAGTACACACAGCCCACACACAGCTGATAAACACAAGGTTAGAGTCAGTCTGTGTCACATTTCCTTTGTGCAGTTTCTGCAgcctgtcagtctgtcagttaGTCAGTGAAGCGTTTTGGCCGGGTCTGTGGTGGCTCACCTGCAGCCCAGCGTGCAGGATGAAGGCCCACTGGTGGAGCTGTGTGTTGGGATTACTCTGTATGCATGCTGAGGTAACACTCAGCACCTGGACAGGTGAGTGCAtggagagatttttttcttttttggttaaaaatccaaaacaagaTGTACTGAAATGTGAGTCatcttttcctgtttgtttgcagCCTCATCCTGTGTTTACTCTCTCAGCAGTGTGCCTTAAAGAAGTGGTGACACTTAATTACTTTCTTAAGTAACAATACAATTCAGTCCAAGTCCGTCATTCAAATCCTACCTaattaaacacaattttatctgcaaaatgtacctaaagtatcaaaaataacagtatgatttctgcagaaaaatatccCATGcgactgatgttgttttttaactcttgTTCCTAGTCAAAGTGAAGCTGCTTTTAGCTACTTTTTATACAATTTCTGCAAAGAGTTCGGTCCTTTTGGATGATTCTTTGGAGCTCTTCTTTGTCTTCCGTCTGAACTGTGAAAAGGGGGCCCAACTGGACATTGTATTTTGTGAAGAATTACTGGACCTTTTAAGGGGTCCAGCAATGTCTGTCTAATGGAGTCTTAAAGTGAGACCATCAGTAACACTTTGTCTCTCCCTGACAGTTTCTCAAGAGCCCTCGTCCATCTCTCTGATAAAGGTCAACTCATCATTTAAGATCACGTGCTCCACATCACGGCCTGATCCATCGGGCTTCTACCTGCACCGACGTTTTCATGGCAAAAAGGATGTAGTGTACCTATCCTTGGACAACGGAGAAGTGACCAAGAATACCATAACTGCAGATTTTCTGGGTCGAATTCATGTCACTCGAGAGCAGCAGATCAATAAGGGCCATGGGTTCACCCTGCATCTCTCTCTGCTGGGAGtgatgaacacagatttttattaCTGCAGCTGGAAATACTTAAAATCAGAGACGGCTACAGTGGACACCCTGTCCAGCAATGGCACCATTATTATTGTCACAGGTGAAATTAACCGGTCTGCTCAAACATGCACACCCTGTACATTCAGAATGgtctttaaacctttgacactGAGGAATTTGGTgagatttctatcaaaaacatgggaattaaggcaatgagcaatgaaaactgaaagcatgaaattgcaagaaatttgtagattaaTAAAAGGATTgttaaaaagccagggaaaaatggaaaagctaagggaaaaaatatttgtaattatcataattacatacttaaaatcatcaaaactaTGAATATCTAAGACAAGAtcattcttaaaaataataGCCACGATAATTTccttatgtgtatttttgactttctttttttaaaaattctatacctttgttttatttttaaaaatatttctcaggtgatttttttgtagtttttactaatttcttgctattttttggataatttcttccggtctttcaggtcatttccttgttttatttcacttcctttttctttctttctttccttttttctctctatctttctttctttcttctattTAATACTagttttaaggtaatttcttgtagtttttacccatatcttgctcatttttgattTCTTCTGGTCTTTTCAGGTTACTTATAttatttaactttctttatctctttctttcttttttcttttatttaatactaattttaattttcttgtggtttttactcatttcttgctaattgttTTGGtagtttcttcttttgttgctcaacgcctttttttccatgttttaaaagatatcaagcccatttcaaatggttaactaagtttgttttctttgttgaacTTTCTTCTGCTGCCATTTTTCCTTGCAGAGAGAGATCCCCATGAACTATGCAGGAGCCCCATTTTGGATCTCGTCTTCATTGCCTTGAGTGTGACAGCATTCACCATCGCAATGATCCTCTTAATTGGAACTCTGATTGCGAGATGCAAACGAGTAAGTACTACTGGACCTGCTCTGATACAGAGATGATGCCATAGTATCctgttaatatgttttatttgtgtttgtacaGTTTAAAAAGCAGTTCAGACCCGCCAGAGCCCCAAATCCACCCAGGCGACCCAACAGGCCTCAGCGCCCCTGTCCTCAGCAGCCAATCCACCATTGTCCCTACCTAGTCACATCTGTAAATACTTTGGACTTCAGAGGCATTCTGTAAATGTATCGGTATTGGAGGGTTTTGTAACAGATGATTGACGTGTTTtgagtcagcagcagcagttcgCCTCGTGTGCTCAGGAAAAGTGTCTCACCTCTTGCTCTGCTCTCCATTTCCTTTTATACAAaaaatttttctttgtttgcagaaaagtgATCGAGCCACCACATCCTGGCTGATGTGTGGTGTACAGGTGCGATGCGTGTGAACAGTGTTGGTAATTTAAAACTGCAGAGCaagaatttttgttattatgctTCACATATTGGCCTGATTTGTTGACTTTTGCAGAATGATTATTTTACGTATTTCCTATGTAActgatatagaaaaaaaaaagagtttgagcTGCCAAATGCGTAAATTGCAGTTTCCTGTCTGAATTGATATGTACaataaatgcaattattttCCAATGTTGCCATTCCTTTGAAGAGTCTTAACATACTAATTTAATATGTCATTATGTTATTATGttcaacaaaaattaaacataatgtaaaaaaattaaggaaaaattCCAGTTTAGGGAGACAAATATCACTATTTTGTGTGAGGTGAAGATTTGGTTATAGTTTTGTCCTATGAAGTGTTTGTCCCAAATAATATCTTATCAGACcatctgaaatttgaaaatctaatGATGATATCTTATATACAATTTCTggttatgataaatggtgtcatttgggcgatttttaaagaaaacatgacttccAAACATGCTGTCTTTAAAATTctgtattaaaataattacaaaatacatttatttaaatttatatgaCTCTCCcctaagacaaaataaaaaaacagtccctccccagtgcttaaacagttattaaaattatttcaaatgcaatccccctttttttcaccaggctctcttctcaaaaaaaaaagaaaaaaaagaaaagaacagtccctaatttAATGTCcctaacatttaaaaagatgcACACTGTTACTGCGGAACTTTCGTATTGAATTGTCGGTGTTGCACGGACAATTTCGGCTGTAACACAATGTGCAGCCTTGGAAACAGTTTGTCTTAATGACGCTGACGAAGTTAACGTTTAATAAACAGAGAAACGCGGTTAGAAACGCTTTAATGCTTTAATGTAGCTAACAGTTACCAGCCCCCGCTGAGAACAGCCAGCTCAGGAAAGATAAACGTTTTTCACCTTGGCTTTTGCTCTCAGTCCTGCTGACTGTCCAAAGCTCACAGCTCAGGCAGAAATGTGGAGCTGCTAACCAAACTCCAGGGAAACAACACAGTCCACTTAACCTTAACTTATTTGTTGGTGAAAAGCCAGACAGCTTTTCTGTGGACGGGGAAGAAAATGAGCGGACATAACATGCTGTTTTCCAGGTGGAAGTTGTGGAAATCGGGAGGAAGTAGGTGGATAAATCGGCTTCATGATGGTAAGAAACTTTGACAGCACATATGTGTTAACACTGTTCAGTTTAATGCTTCATATTCAGCTGGCGCCTTCAGTGTTTCCTGCATGAAGTAAACACGCCAAATTCAGTacaaaaatgagtcatttctcATTTGCGTTTTGTTGCCTTTCGACAGAAATACATCATAGCTAGAAAACATGCGACACCTTTAACAAAGTGACTTCaatcagcaataaaaaaatcagctgataTTTAATGTACCAGGCAGCTTATATGTCAGTAATATGAATGGACAACTTCGTGTCTTAAAGGGAGAGTTCATATTTTGTCAAATGGGgctgtatggggtacttatccatagttaCTAGTGCATTACATATAGTAGATGTCAGTCAACATGCCCtcagtttagagaagcaggcaggagacCGACACTGAAactaagcaatgcactgctgtggatggggccagcaacaaaatgtattttagctacctaaaaaaagtcaatatgtgTAAGTTTATGCTGTACAGAGaattgttttaactgtttaactgcTTCTCTGACCATCCGATTGGAACTCACttcaaagcactttaaaaatCTATGAACTGGTTTCTTATGGTCATTTTAGATCTTTAATtgttaagctgttttcagtaggtttttctgttttattgtgtgactttggtgaatctgagcTAACCCTTTCAAAACGTCAAAACGTcacaaaataagtcaaataaaCTATCTGAACGAGGCAGTAGTAGACAAGCAGCTCCTGTGCTCAGCGATGTTAATTCACAGTCTGGCTTTGGAGAGAGCTTTATATTccagttggaaatcactgtctgacattaaggcaAGGtaatgaaaatactctcaacatAGCGTACATTTTAACTGATTGATTTTTTCTTCAGGTGGCCaagatacattttgttgttgacccctccacagcagtagattgttTAGCTTTTATctctgcttcttcaaactgggggcgtgctgaCCAGTATCTATTGTTATGAATACACTAACCATGAATAAGGACCATATACAACCctatttaaaaacatctgagcTGTTGCTGTCAGTTCAGTTTTTACACTGAAATGGTGCACTAATGGACAGCGTTCTGAATAGTTTTACCCTTTACCCTGGCTGTGATCTGTCCATAAACTTGCCTGGAGAATTATTTGACAGTGTCTAAGTGAGATGTTTACAGCAAGAGCTGTCCTTCCTGTTTACTGAAATTCTATAATTGATTTGTTGTGCTTCAATGGTTCTGCAGGTATAAATAGGCGTGGAAAGGCATCTTATTCATCAGGCACCCCAAAAGTATGTATAGTAGGGAGCGGCCCAGCGGGGTTCTACTCGGCACAGCATCTCATCAAGgtatttgcttgttttggttATGTTGAAGAACATAGGCATGATTGGGCCAGATCAATTAAGCTTAATCTCACcatgttgttttatattgtgatgtAGTCAAGGTTCTGAAAAATTTGAAGGTGACACCTTACAAATCAGGATACTTCAAAATTGAACtgctaacattttctaaaaaatcaatattgccTTAAAGCAGCCCTATTCACTGATTTGAAATATTGCCAACAAAGACCTCATtcaatcaaaaatattaaagagaTTGCCACCATGGTAtacacagaaagacaaaatcTCTGACAGTCGACAAGTTAAAGCAAGAATCAAACTAAATATTtgcacactgtattaaaagcGCACAGTAAATTTGAACTGTGCGAAGTTTCAGTCTAACAGAGATACAGTCATTGCACAATTGAAAGTGCCTGATGAAATAGATCTTCgtgcaacattttcaaaatttgtttgattattgtaaaagtctgtaaaaatctgtaaaagtcTTTTGGATGCCCTCCACCGTGCTaaatcaaaaaattacaaagaattTTTGTAACACATATGATTTTAAgatgtattttgtcatatcgCAAGTCTTAACAGGCATTGTTGTCCTGTACCGTCATTTTCATTCATGCATTGCATTGTGATCCTTACCAAAGTTAACTTCATCACAAACTGTCAacgtgataaaaaaaaaaaaaaactcctgccAAAAGAAgccattaatatgttttttttctgtttgtttgttttttttagaatatcCCAGGCACAAAGTGTGTTAAAATATTTAGTTCGggcacaaaatattttctgcatgcagtttcaaaggtttagcCGACAGGCCCACATCAAACAAATAATGaagtcaaaacagaaaaaggggTGTGCACATTTCGACTACTCCACCTCATCCACCTAT includes:
- the LOC121959222 gene encoding uncharacterized protein LOC121959222, which produces MKAHWWSCVLGLLCMHAEVTLSTWTVSQEPSSISLIKVNSSFKITCSTSRPDPSGFYLHRRFHGKKDVVYLSLDNGEVTKNTITADFLGRIHVTREQQINKGHGFTLHLSLLGVMNTDFYYCSWKYLKSETATVDTLSSNGTIIIVTERDPHELCRSPILDLVFIALSVTAFTIAMILLIGTLIARCKRFKKQFRPARAPNPPRRPNRPQRPCPQQPIHHCPYLVTSVNTLDFRGIL